One genomic region from uncultured Subdoligranulum sp. encodes:
- a CDS encoding M56 family metallopeptidase produces the protein MGELVLRFLLLSLWGGAATLGALAVSGVLRRLHIPSRLLCWLWLAVGLRFALPWGIPLTLPRPRNENLAQAADTVQALAEGPAPVVLPAVQAPAVTAAAAAPWYTRLTVWHLLAVVWAVGVLVLAVRAVAGYLRLRRTVALACKTEDGCYSGSCVPAPFTLGIFRPRIYLPAALTGAARQAVVLHERTHLRRHDPQTKPLYYAVVCLHWFNPLAWLAFRQLEREMESACDEAAVRGCDAAARNAYCESILQYALQGRMAPGSLAFGQGSVKARIVHLLHYRKIGAGALLVCAAAVGLSVTACMMQPQVEEATPETAQPATTEATAETPDTPETAVTFTANTAGLPNLDDPENSPRFLCPVDYEYVTVYMNEGHRGDDLAADIGTPVYAAQDGLVTYAAYHQSYGNCVVLDHGAGPDGNLWTTLYAHMDDYTVEAGQTVKAGDLIGHVGTTGYSTGPHLHFEITLNGIVTQPRYFTDYRAADSKPLNAENVQMLREEAETNAALYAAQSNYDILQEQLDQLTTRREEMQTSLDTLDQSTSGTEAERRQQRQDMEDAIQVMDEQIRVLEDQIGTALQQVEEQTVQKQLNQEQAKESAQSAQSQLQQQIEAAQSSGSTTDPALQAGEEEARRNLEQAQSQLDSYLGTGSAQNG, from the coding sequence ATGGGTGAACTGGTACTCCGCTTTTTGCTGCTCAGCCTGTGGGGCGGAGCGGCCACGCTGGGGGCGCTGGCTGTCAGCGGGGTGCTGCGCCGTCTGCACATTCCCAGCCGGCTGCTCTGCTGGCTGTGGCTGGCGGTGGGGCTGCGTTTCGCCCTGCCCTGGGGTATTCCGCTGACGCTGCCCCGGCCCCGGAATGAAAATCTGGCCCAGGCGGCCGACACAGTCCAGGCCCTGGCCGAAGGCCCCGCCCCGGTGGTGCTGCCCGCGGTGCAGGCTCCGGCGGTGACGGCAGCCGCTGCGGCCCCCTGGTATACCCGGCTGACGGTCTGGCATCTGCTGGCCGTCGTCTGGGCGGTGGGGGTGCTGGTGCTGGCGGTGCGGGCGGTGGCCGGATATCTCCGGCTGCGCCGCACGGTGGCCCTGGCCTGCAAAACCGAGGACGGCTGCTACAGCGGCAGCTGCGTGCCCGCGCCCTTCACACTGGGCATCTTTCGGCCGCGCATCTACCTGCCCGCAGCCCTCACGGGGGCGGCCCGGCAGGCGGTGGTGCTCCACGAGCGCACCCATCTGCGCCGCCACGACCCCCAGACCAAGCCGCTCTACTATGCGGTGGTCTGCCTGCACTGGTTCAACCCCCTGGCCTGGCTGGCCTTCCGCCAGCTGGAGCGGGAGATGGAATCCGCCTGTGACGAGGCGGCCGTCCGGGGCTGCGACGCTGCCGCCCGCAACGCCTACTGCGAGAGCATCCTGCAGTACGCTTTGCAGGGCCGGATGGCGCCGGGCTCCCTGGCCTTCGGGCAGGGCAGCGTAAAGGCCCGCATTGTGCATCTTCTGCACTACCGCAAAATTGGCGCAGGGGCGCTGCTGGTCTGTGCGGCGGCGGTGGGCCTCAGCGTCACCGCCTGCATGATGCAGCCCCAGGTGGAGGAGGCTACCCCCGAGACGGCGCAGCCTGCCACGACGGAAGCCACCGCCGAGACGCCGGACACCCCCGAGACGGCGGTGACCTTCACGGCCAACACGGCGGGGCTGCCCAACCTGGACGACCCCGAAAACAGCCCGCGGTTCCTCTGCCCGGTGGACTATGAGTATGTCACGGTTTACATGAATGAGGGCCACCGGGGGGATGATCTGGCGGCGGACATCGGTACGCCGGTCTATGCGGCCCAGGACGGGCTGGTGACCTATGCAGCGTACCACCAAAGCTACGGCAACTGTGTGGTTCTGGACCACGGTGCCGGGCCGGACGGCAACCTCTGGACCACCCTGTACGCCCACATGGACGATTACACGGTGGAGGCGGGGCAGACCGTCAAGGCCGGCGACCTCATCGGCCATGTGGGGACCACCGGGTATTCCACCGGTCCGCATCTGCATTTTGAGATAACTCTCAACGGCATCGTCACCCAGCCCCGGTATTTTACCGATTACCGGGCGGCGGACAGCAAACCCCTGAATGCCGAAAATGTGCAGATGCTGCGGGAGGAAGCGGAAACAAACGCTGCACTCTACGCCGCGCAGAGCAACTACGACATCCTGCAGGAGCAGCTGGACCAGCTGACGACCCGTCGGGAAGAGATGCAGACCTCCCTGGATACCCTGGACCAGTCGACCTCCGGCACCGAGGCGGAGCGGCGGCAGCAGCGGCAGGATATGGAAGATGCCATCCAGGTCATGGATGAGCAGATCCGTGTGTTGGAGGATCAGATTGGGACAGCCCTGCAGCAGGTGGAAGAGCAGACTGTCCAGAAACAGCTGAACCAGGAGCAGGCCAAGGAGTCCGCCCAGTCCGCCCAGTCCCAGCTCCAGCAGCAGATCGAAGCCGCCCAGTCCTCCGGCAGCACCACCGACCCGGCGCTGCAAGCCGGGGAGGAGGAAGCCCGCCGGAATCTGGAGCAGGCCCAGAGCCAGCTGGACAGCTATCTGGGCACGGGTTCCGCCCAGAACGGATGA
- a CDS encoding PBSX family phage terminase large subunit codes for MRVQLKKVIPAVFWPVHTAIRRGTVQEVVAKGGRGSGKSSYLSLELVYQLLRHPGCHAVVLRKVAGTLRNSVYSQIVWAIGALGCTRYFRCTVSPMECTYLPTGQKILFFGLDDAGKLKSLKVPFGAVGLCWFEELDQFDGPEEVRSVEQSILRGGDWTLTLKSFNPPAMARSWVNRYVLEPRPGKLVHHSTYRDLPRQFLGERFWADAEHLRNTNPEAYRHEYGGEVVGSGAAVFDNLSLRAVSDEEIASFDRLYHGVDWGWYPDPWAYNAVTYDAARRTLIVFDELTRTRTPNRDTARLLVERGVGGDDGGLLTADAAEPKSCADYRAAGLPCRAAVKGPGSVRESMKWLQGLASIVIDPARCPATAAEFSEYEYQRDPRTGEVLPGYPDVNNHHIDAVRYAVECIWRRRGV; via the coding sequence GTGCGGGTACAGTTGAAAAAAGTCATTCCTGCGGTGTTCTGGCCGGTACATACGGCCATCCGCCGGGGCACCGTCCAGGAGGTGGTGGCCAAGGGCGGCCGCGGGTCGGGCAAGTCCAGCTATCTTTCGCTGGAGCTGGTCTACCAGCTGCTGCGCCATCCCGGCTGCCACGCCGTGGTGCTGCGCAAGGTGGCGGGCACGCTGCGCAACAGCGTGTACAGCCAGATCGTGTGGGCCATCGGCGCGCTGGGGTGTACGAGGTATTTCCGCTGCACCGTCAGCCCCATGGAATGCACCTATCTGCCCACCGGCCAGAAGATCCTCTTCTTCGGCCTGGACGACGCGGGCAAGCTCAAGAGTTTGAAAGTACCGTTCGGTGCTGTGGGACTTTGTTGGTTTGAAGAGCTTGACCAGTTCGACGGGCCGGAGGAGGTGCGCAGCGTGGAGCAGAGCATCCTGCGGGGCGGCGACTGGACGCTGACCCTGAAAAGTTTCAACCCGCCGGCCATGGCCCGCAGCTGGGTCAACCGCTATGTGCTGGAACCCCGGCCAGGCAAGCTGGTGCACCATTCCACCTACCGGGACCTGCCGCGGCAGTTTTTGGGGGAGCGGTTCTGGGCGGATGCCGAGCATCTGCGCAACACCAACCCCGAGGCCTACCGCCACGAGTACGGCGGCGAGGTGGTGGGCAGCGGCGCGGCGGTGTTTGACAACCTTTCGCTGCGGGCGGTCTCCGACGAGGAGATTGCCTCCTTTGACCGGCTGTACCACGGGGTGGACTGGGGTTGGTACCCCGACCCCTGGGCCTACAACGCCGTGACCTACGACGCCGCCCGGCGCACGCTGATCGTTTTTGACGAGCTGACCCGCACCCGCACCCCCAACCGGGACACCGCCCGGCTGCTGGTGGAGCGGGGCGTGGGCGGGGACGACGGCGGGCTGCTCACCGCCGATGCCGCCGAGCCCAAATCCTGCGCCGATTACCGGGCGGCGGGTCTGCCCTGCCGGGCGGCCGTGAAGGGCCCCGGCAGCGTGCGGGAGAGCATGAAGTGGTTGCAGGGGCTGGCGTCCATCGTCATTGACCCGGCCCGGTGCCCCGCCACGGCGGCGGAGTTCAGCGAGTACGAGTACCAGCGGGACCCCCGCACCGGCGAGGTGCTGCCCGGGTATCCCGACGTGAACAACCACCACATCGACGCCGTGCGCTATGCGGTGGAATGCATCTGGCGCCGCCGGGGCGTATAA